In bacterium, the genomic stretch TATCCGGGACAAAACCAAGTCTTGAACGAGGAACCCACCCCCAATATCATGTCCGCATAATGGAAACCATTGAAATTATCAATACACATACGCAGCGGCGAATTAAGCCGACGACGATCCGATCGCTCATCAAGTTGATTATAAAAAAAGAAACCAAAAAAAAACCGGGATTTTTCTCTATAGTGTTTCTGACCAACGCGCGAATGAAACAACTCAATCGCGATTTTCTCAATCACGATTACCCAACCGATGTCATTTCATTTGATCTTAGTTCCAATGACCGTATCGACGGAGAA encodes the following:
- the ybeY gene encoding rRNA maturation RNase YbeY; this translates as METIEIINTHTQRRIKPTTIRSLIKLIIKKETKKKPGFFSIVFLTNARMKQLNRDFLNHDYPTDVISFDLSSNDRIDGEIFVSLDQAYKQAREFNVAYSNEVLRLVAHGVLHILGYDDRTISQRQVMLELGDRYIGKLK